One stretch of Phycisphaerae bacterium DNA includes these proteins:
- a CDS encoding efflux RND transporter periplasmic adaptor subunit, protein MKKLIFAIVVAAALVAGYYALQHARVSIGFLEGKTAESHRGDLVVPITASGKIEPAKVVQIKGEASGEVIETPFKDGAMVKKGDVILKLDPQDEERNVFRAQSEYNRAKIAVDKAELAAREREAVGVPLAEAKLVQAKAQEALALNEFKNQEKLRQLSGAGAGFDAASPREYDDAKARWEVQKAAVRAAESEVDQAKIGLDNARLEIRAAREAMDTAKKALEDSEERLRETTVLSPIDGMVLTRHVQIGEVVQSGKTSLTGGTVLMELADVDEIYAVVNVDEADIGQVRELAPASARPGPMSTQTPPPAGDPSTSRPDGPLATLPEGTIELGQKVEVTVETFRDEKFYGVIERIAPQSQLVQAIATFKVRIRITSANRDRLIGLLNTQAEAHFKVNSVRNAVLVSYDAIMKDPNGEHFGVYLQVTDPATGKPKAEFRKCRFGMDNGIDAEVIEGLEPGVKVYTVLPQQTRKEKEAEGESGD, encoded by the coding sequence ATGAAGAAGCTCATCTTTGCGATCGTTGTCGCCGCCGCACTGGTGGCTGGCTACTACGCCCTCCAGCACGCCCGGGTGTCAATCGGCTTCCTCGAAGGAAAGACGGCCGAAAGCCATCGCGGCGACCTGGTCGTGCCCATCACCGCCAGCGGCAAGATCGAGCCGGCCAAGGTCGTCCAAATCAAGGGCGAGGCCAGCGGCGAAGTGATCGAGACGCCTTTCAAGGACGGCGCCATGGTCAAAAAAGGCGACGTCATTCTGAAGCTCGACCCCCAGGATGAAGAACGCAACGTCTTCCGTGCCCAGTCAGAGTACAACCGGGCCAAGATCGCCGTCGACAAGGCGGAACTGGCAGCCCGCGAACGCGAGGCGGTCGGCGTGCCCCTGGCCGAGGCTAAACTGGTCCAGGCCAAGGCCCAGGAGGCCCTGGCCCTGAACGAGTTCAAAAACCAGGAGAAACTCCGCCAGCTGAGCGGCGCGGGAGCAGGCTTCGACGCCGCATCACCTCGTGAGTACGACGACGCCAAGGCCCGCTGGGAAGTGCAGAAGGCGGCCGTGCGCGCTGCTGAGTCCGAAGTCGACCAGGCCAAGATCGGACTCGACAACGCCAGGCTCGAGATCAGAGCCGCCAGGGAAGCCATGGACACCGCCAAAAAAGCCCTCGAGGATTCCGAAGAACGCCTCCGGGAAACCACCGTCCTGTCACCCATCGACGGCATGGTCCTCACACGCCATGTCCAGATCGGCGAAGTCGTCCAGAGCGGCAAAACGTCGCTCACCGGCGGCACCGTGCTCATGGAACTCGCCGACGTCGACGAAATCTACGCCGTGGTCAACGTCGACGAGGCCGACATCGGCCAGGTCCGCGAGCTGGCCCCCGCCTCCGCACGACCGGGCCCCATGAGCACCCAGACGCCTCCGCCGGCGGGCGACCCATCGACCTCCCGGCCGGACGGCCCCTTGGCCACACTGCCCGAAGGCACGATCGAACTCGGCCAGAAGGTCGAGGTCACCGTCGAGACCTTCCGCGACGAGAAATTCTACGGCGTGATCGAACGCATCGCTCCCCAGTCTCAACTCGTCCAGGCTATCGCCACCTTCAAGGTCCGAATCCGGATCACCAGCGCAAATCGCGACAGACTCATCGGCCTGCTCAACACCCAGGCCGAGGCCCACTTCAAGGTCAACTCGGTCCGAAACGCCGTGCTGGTCAGCTATGACGCCATCATGAAAGACCCCAATGGCGAGCACTTCGGCGTGTATCTCCAGGTCACCGACCCCGCAACCGGAAAACCCAAAGCCGAGTTCCGCAAGTGCCGCTTCGGCATGGACAACGGAATCGACGCCGAGGTCATCGAGGGACTCGAGCCCGGCGTCAAAGTGTACACCGTGCTGCCGCAACAGACACGCAAGGAAAAGGAAGCCGAGGGCGAGAGCGGCGATTGA
- a CDS encoding ABC transporter ATP-binding protein — protein sequence MIRIEQLTKHYRMGDSDVHALAGVDLQIGKGEFVSLTGASGSGKSTMMHLIGCLDRPTSGHYYLDNQQVDRLSDRKLARIRNTSIGFVFQTFNLINRTSALDNVAVPLIYARQRGARAKALTALERVGLAHRAHHRPNELSGGERQRVAIARALVNNPPLILADEPTGNLDSHTGEQILELFHELHRQAVTIVLVTHEMAIAARAQRVVRMMDGKIVEDRKVDDAYRKELLALRIQA from the coding sequence ATGATCCGCATCGAACAACTCACCAAGCACTACCGCATGGGCGACTCCGATGTCCATGCCCTGGCCGGCGTCGACCTCCAAATCGGTAAGGGCGAGTTCGTCAGCCTCACCGGCGCTTCCGGCAGCGGCAAAAGCACCATGATGCACCTCATCGGCTGCCTCGATCGCCCGACCAGCGGCCACTACTACCTCGATAACCAGCAGGTCGACAGGCTCAGCGACCGCAAACTGGCCAGAATCCGAAACACCAGCATCGGCTTCGTCTTCCAGACGTTCAACCTCATCAACCGCACCAGCGCCCTGGACAACGTGGCCGTGCCGCTCATCTATGCCCGCCAACGCGGGGCCCGGGCAAAGGCCCTCACCGCCCTCGAACGCGTCGGCCTGGCCCACCGCGCCCATCACCGGCCCAACGAACTCTCCGGCGGCGAACGCCAACGGGTCGCTATCGCCAGAGCCCTGGTCAACAACCCGCCGCTCATCCTGGCCGACGAACCCACCGGCAACCTCGATTCCCATACCGGCGAGCAGATCCTGGAGCTGTTCCATGAACTGCACCGCCAGGCCGTGACCATCGTCCTGGTCACCCACGAGATGGCCATCGCCGCTCGTGCCCAGCGCGTGGTGCGAATGATGGACGGCAAAATCGTTGAAGACCGCAAAGTGGACGACGCTTACCGCAAGGAGCTGCTCGCCCTGCGCATCCAGGCGTGA
- a CDS encoding ABC transporter permease, with protein MFFLQIFMMAIRGLRANLLRSLLATLGVIIGVGAVISAMSILEGSQRDIVQRFESMGSETITVYPATARSEGRSMGVYQTLTVEDADALGDKSSCPSINAAAAEISSMAQVKNLSRNKEATILGTSQAYADMFNYRVVEGRFLLREDVASEQKVAVLGHKIAQELFGNAPAINRPIKIMSVPFRVVGIMEKKGNIGFRNVDSQVMIPVTTAMNRLFGSKYVHAISVQAIASDKVLDATAEIKRELRRRHNINIRGGKKDDFQIFSQEEARRQISDVTKIFSVVLYSIAGISLFVGGIGIMNIMLVSVTERTREIGVRMAVGAQRWDILRQFLIEAGIISLLGGAFGVLVGYLMTTTLENVTRVIETYTAPRVIVYALIMAILTGVFSGLYPAYKASRLDPVEALRYE; from the coding sequence ATGTTCTTCCTCCAGATCTTCATGATGGCCATCCGCGGGTTGCGAGCCAACCTGCTCCGCTCGTTGCTGGCCACCTTGGGTGTCATCATCGGCGTCGGGGCCGTCATCTCCGCCATGTCCATCCTCGAAGGTTCGCAACGCGATATCGTCCAACGCTTCGAGTCCATGGGCAGCGAGACCATTACCGTCTACCCCGCCACCGCCAGGAGCGAGGGCCGATCCATGGGCGTATACCAGACCCTCACCGTCGAGGACGCCGATGCCCTCGGCGACAAGTCCAGTTGCCCCAGCATCAACGCCGCCGCCGCCGAAATCTCCAGCATGGCCCAGGTCAAGAACCTCAGCCGAAACAAGGAGGCAACCATCCTGGGCACCAGCCAGGCCTATGCCGACATGTTCAACTACCGCGTGGTCGAGGGCCGCTTCCTCCTCCGCGAGGACGTCGCCAGCGAACAGAAGGTCGCCGTGCTCGGCCACAAAATCGCCCAGGAGCTCTTCGGAAACGCGCCGGCCATCAACCGACCCATCAAGATCATGTCCGTGCCTTTCCGAGTCGTCGGCATCATGGAAAAAAAAGGCAACATCGGCTTTCGTAACGTCGACTCCCAGGTCATGATCCCCGTAACCACCGCTATGAACCGCCTGTTCGGCAGCAAGTACGTGCACGCCATCTCCGTGCAGGCCATCGCTTCAGACAAGGTGCTCGACGCCACCGCCGAAATCAAACGCGAGCTCCGCCGACGACACAACATCAACATCCGTGGTGGCAAGAAGGACGACTTCCAGATCTTCAGCCAGGAAGAGGCCCGAAGACAGATCAGCGATGTCACCAAGATCTTCTCCGTCGTACTCTACAGCATCGCGGGAATCAGCCTCTTCGTGGGCGGCATCGGTATCATGAACATCATGCTGGTCTCCGTCACCGAACGCACCCGCGAGATCGGCGTACGCATGGCCGTTGGCGCCCAACGCTGGGATATCCTCCGCCAGTTCCTCATCGAGGCCGGCATCATCAGCCTGCTCGGCGGCGCCTTCGGCGTCCTGGTCGGCTACCTGATGACCACCACCCTCGAGAATGTCACCCGAGTCATAGAAACCTATACCGCGCCACGCGTCATCGTCTATGCCCTCATCATGGCCATCCTGACAGGCGTCTTCAGCGGCCTCTACCCGGCCTACAAGGCGTCGCGACTCGACCCGGTCGAAGCCCTGAGATACGAGTGA
- a CDS encoding GNAT family N-acetyltransferase, which produces MALAFASLTPAHLPRLQGLCEACFPEDPFNEDLLCRHIFGDPRFEPALAVVVERDGCLAAVAVSVIRTVPEDGRHGWLKLLAVDPGYRGRGLAKAMIDELENRFRVRQAVELTTLGAPYYFWPGVEVRRTPACCLFERLGFKEERYTVNMTVDLAGQTFDTAADERRLAREGFAFHRSDAASLPAVNAFVGRHWRPWCDETVLTLANDPVSMFHALRDGEVVAFAAYDAVMFRGTFGPMGTDPSLRGKGIGDVLLKKCFRDMKDFSYPRAEIAWVGPVGFYAKRIGAVIHRVFRVYGKGLG; this is translated from the coding sequence ATGGCCCTGGCGTTCGCCAGTTTGACGCCCGCACATCTACCGCGACTGCAGGGTCTCTGCGAAGCCTGTTTTCCGGAGGACCCGTTCAACGAGGATCTGCTTTGCAGGCACATCTTTGGCGATCCGCGATTCGAGCCGGCGCTGGCCGTGGTTGTCGAGCGCGACGGGTGCCTGGCGGCCGTGGCGGTGAGTGTGATCCGCACGGTGCCCGAGGACGGGCGGCACGGCTGGCTGAAGCTGCTGGCGGTCGATCCCGGCTACCGTGGTCGGGGGCTGGCCAAAGCGATGATCGATGAGTTGGAGAATCGCTTTCGTGTCCGGCAAGCCGTCGAGTTGACGACTCTGGGTGCCCCTTACTACTTCTGGCCGGGCGTCGAGGTCCGCCGCACGCCGGCCTGCTGCCTGTTTGAGCGGCTTGGTTTCAAGGAGGAGCGGTACACCGTCAACATGACCGTCGATCTGGCGGGGCAGACGTTCGATACGGCTGCCGACGAGCGGCGGCTGGCACGGGAGGGTTTCGCCTTCCATCGCTCTGACGCCGCGAGTCTGCCGGCCGTCAACGCCTTCGTCGGCCGTCACTGGCGGCCGTGGTGTGATGAGACTGTCCTGACCTTGGCCAACGACCCGGTGTCCATGTTCCACGCCCTCCGCGACGGGGAGGTTGTGGCCTTCGCGGCCTACGATGCGGTCATGTTCCGCGGCACGTTTGGGCCGATGGGGACGGATCCCTCGCTCCGCGGCAAAGGTATCGGCGACGTGTTGTTGAAGAAGTGCTTTCGCGACATGAAGGACTTCAGCTATCCGCGTGCGGAGATTGCCTGGGTTGGTCCGGTGGGTTTCTACGCCAAGCGGATTGGGGCGGTGATTCACCGGGTGTTCCGGGTGTATGGGAAGGGGCTGGGATAG
- a CDS encoding 4-hydroxy-tetrahydrodipicolinate reductase, with protein MVRLAIAGVAGRMGSRILALAAGDKTFDVVSVLEKTGNPNVGRDAGELAGLGGIGLPVQDRSETEFDVLIDFTLPAGTMHWLDYCLTCKRGIVIGTTGHAPEQLKVIEKAAATIPVLKATNMSVGVNLMFQLVAQMAAALGDDYDIEIVEVHHRFKADAPSGTAVSLRDAIVEATGRDSEKDVIYGRRGQTGQRPRRQIGMHAVRVGDTVGEHEVYFGTLGETLVLKHSAHSRDTFAKGALRAASWLAGRPAGRYDMADVLGMKKR; from the coding sequence ATGGTTCGTCTGGCGATCGCCGGTGTGGCTGGCAGGATGGGATCGAGGATTCTGGCCCTGGCCGCGGGCGACAAGACGTTTGACGTGGTCAGTGTTCTGGAGAAGACCGGGAACCCGAACGTCGGCCGTGACGCGGGCGAACTGGCGGGGCTAGGCGGGATCGGGCTGCCGGTGCAGGATCGATCCGAGACCGAGTTCGATGTGCTCATCGACTTCACCCTGCCGGCCGGCACGATGCATTGGCTGGACTACTGCCTGACCTGCAAGCGAGGCATCGTCATCGGCACCACCGGCCATGCTCCCGAGCAGCTCAAGGTCATCGAGAAGGCCGCGGCCACGATTCCGGTTCTCAAGGCGACCAACATGAGCGTTGGCGTGAACCTCATGTTTCAGCTGGTGGCCCAGATGGCCGCCGCGTTGGGCGACGACTACGACATCGAGATCGTCGAGGTCCACCACCGCTTCAAGGCTGATGCCCCCAGTGGCACGGCGGTTTCACTCCGCGACGCGATCGTGGAGGCCACCGGCCGGGACAGCGAGAAGGACGTCATCTACGGCCGTCGCGGGCAGACCGGCCAGCGTCCGCGGCGTCAGATTGGCATGCACGCCGTGCGGGTCGGCGATACGGTTGGGGAGCACGAGGTCTACTTTGGGACGCTGGGCGAGACGCTGGTTCTCAAGCACAGCGCCCACAGCCGGGACACTTTTGCCAAAGGGGCCCTCCGGGCGGCTTCGTGGCTGGCGGGCAGACCCGCCGGCCGGTACGACATGGCCGACGTGCTGGGCATGAAGAAGAGGTAG
- a CDS encoding glycosyltransferase family 39 protein, which yields MRQPPGGGPGKTPWGILCCLLLLGAAVFCTGIHWGLPSRAADPFLFGDRTPWTGQEIIALAGGWETDGGRGADVDPDAIRDRRQSIVLNETDAQRAAIVRRYRLYSYQPDEMVTFRALASMRPGEGKLDPHLYQYGGLWVYPVGACLQAASLAGFVTVKSDVTHYLDHPEQFARFYVVTRLYTVFWALVGAAVVFELARRLSGGRPAAATLATLCYIFLPVVVNTAHEAKPHLPGAVLMLASILAAMQYADTGRRRWWLASTVLCGTALGMVLTAWPILAIPPLMAWLRWNNWRSALGLKWAGLAITILVFLITNPYVGINLIYDREVLRSNLGNTAAMFKVTLSGMGLLNAAQLVREGASTIVAIVGCIATIGFLWRHIPVNQRKSEPTCQLQNMPNPGVGWLLVVPAAISLVQFALAAEDMPGEYGRFAVFPDVCLAVAAGPAFNRLAKYRTARGAFAAAMILGAALPGADYLRAFVRDCREKTSRFVAAEELQRHQREGGRVLGMLVEPAPYVCPPMNVFSWSIRLLPPKEPIEKPVTCDVLIRAWQTPEFPDPGTLPPERFARYDVPVRAWPSDATPMSWADKTFELVAPPQRPPENGATSSNVD from the coding sequence TTGCGACAACCACCAGGCGGCGGTCCGGGTAAGACCCCCTGGGGAATCCTCTGCTGCCTCCTCCTGCTCGGCGCGGCAGTCTTCTGCACCGGCATCCATTGGGGTCTGCCCTCCAGAGCGGCGGATCCGTTCCTCTTTGGCGACCGAACACCCTGGACCGGTCAGGAAATCATCGCCCTGGCCGGCGGATGGGAGACCGACGGCGGACGCGGCGCGGACGTCGATCCCGATGCCATTCGCGACCGCCGGCAGTCGATCGTCCTGAACGAGACCGACGCCCAGAGAGCAGCCATCGTACGCCGATACCGCCTGTACAGCTACCAGCCCGACGAGATGGTCACCTTCCGGGCCCTGGCCTCGATGCGCCCCGGCGAGGGCAAGCTCGATCCCCACCTGTACCAATACGGCGGCCTGTGGGTCTACCCCGTCGGGGCTTGCCTCCAGGCGGCTTCACTCGCTGGTTTCGTCACCGTCAAATCCGACGTGACCCACTACCTCGACCACCCCGAGCAGTTCGCCCGCTTCTACGTGGTCACCCGCCTCTATACCGTGTTCTGGGCCCTGGTCGGGGCGGCCGTCGTCTTCGAATTGGCTCGCCGATTGAGCGGGGGACGCCCCGCCGCGGCCACCCTGGCAACCCTGTGTTACATCTTCCTGCCGGTGGTCGTGAACACGGCCCATGAAGCCAAGCCCCATCTTCCGGGCGCCGTGCTCATGCTGGCATCCATCCTCGCAGCGATGCAATACGCCGACACCGGCCGGCGGCGCTGGTGGCTCGCCAGCACCGTACTCTGCGGAACCGCCCTCGGCATGGTCCTGACCGCTTGGCCGATCCTCGCGATCCCCCCCCTCATGGCCTGGCTTCGGTGGAACAACTGGCGATCCGCCCTCGGCCTCAAGTGGGCCGGGCTGGCAATCACCATCCTCGTGTTCCTCATCACCAACCCCTACGTGGGCATCAACCTCATCTACGATCGCGAGGTCCTTCGCTCGAATCTCGGCAATACCGCCGCAATGTTCAAGGTGACACTGAGCGGAATGGGCCTCCTCAACGCGGCACAACTGGTGCGGGAAGGTGCTTCCACCATCGTGGCCATCGTTGGCTGCATCGCCACGATCGGATTCCTGTGGCGGCACATTCCGGTGAACCAGCGCAAAAGCGAACCCACTTGCCAACTCCAGAATATGCCCAATCCTGGCGTTGGCTGGCTTCTGGTGGTACCCGCGGCCATCTCCCTGGTCCAGTTCGCCCTGGCAGCCGAGGATATGCCGGGCGAGTACGGCCGCTTCGCAGTCTTCCCCGACGTGTGCCTCGCCGTCGCGGCCGGCCCTGCGTTCAACCGCCTGGCCAAATACCGCACCGCGCGCGGCGCTTTCGCGGCGGCGATGATCCTCGGCGCGGCTCTGCCCGGCGCCGACTACCTGCGCGCCTTCGTCCGAGATTGCAGGGAAAAAACCTCTCGGTTCGTGGCCGCCGAGGAACTCCAGCGACATCAGCGCGAAGGAGGACGCGTGCTCGGCATGCTCGTCGAACCCGCACCGTACGTCTGCCCGCCCATGAATGTGTTCTCCTGGAGCATCCGCCTGCTTCCCCCGAAAGAACCGATCGAGAAACCCGTCACCTGTGACGTCTTGATCCGAGCATGGCAAACACCAGAATTCCCTGACCCCGGGACCCTACCGCCCGAACGGTTCGCGCGCTATGATGTCCCCGTGCGAGCGTGGCCGTCGGACGCGACCCCCATGAGTTGGGCAGACAAAACTTTCGAACTGGTCGCACCGCCACAGCGCCCGCCGGAGAACGGAGCAACAAGCTCAAATGTTGATTAG
- a CDS encoding TIM barrel protein: MLISCAVKPPTATPSPASLAPYRDAGCDAVHLAWSRLEPSEILPWLQSANLHLSGVDVGTFDAAAKADVTATITRIQTRMEWARAVGSTNICLGTGERRGQPWTILSEGIQEILPAANDHGLDVHVLNARDTTIEQIEDLRRLFADIRHPRLRLALDIGAFHASAVNPRDALGEFADLVGCIRVSDRIGQRPVPLGQGKVNLQRIIHQAAKCRYRGWFVLDPCENRDSGTTASPADAVAYLRKLG; the protein is encoded by the coding sequence ATGTTGATTAGCTGCGCAGTCAAGCCGCCGACAGCGACACCGTCACCCGCCAGCCTGGCACCCTACCGAGACGCCGGCTGCGACGCAGTCCATCTGGCCTGGTCCCGCCTTGAACCAAGCGAGATCCTGCCCTGGCTCCAATCCGCCAACCTGCACCTGTCCGGCGTGGACGTCGGCACTTTCGACGCCGCCGCCAAGGCGGACGTGACGGCGACCATCACGCGAATCCAAACGCGGATGGAATGGGCCAGAGCCGTGGGCAGCACCAACATCTGCCTGGGCACCGGCGAGCGCCGGGGCCAACCCTGGACGATCCTGTCAGAAGGCATTCAGGAAATCCTGCCCGCGGCCAACGACCATGGTCTCGATGTCCATGTCTTGAACGCCCGCGATACCACCATCGAGCAGATCGAGGATCTTCGGCGCCTCTTCGCCGACATCCGGCACCCACGCCTGCGACTCGCCCTCGACATCGGCGCATTCCATGCCTCGGCCGTGAACCCACGCGACGCCCTCGGGGAATTCGCCGACCTCGTGGGCTGCATTCGCGTCTCCGACCGCATCGGCCAGCGACCCGTCCCTCTCGGCCAAGGCAAGGTGAACCTGCAGCGAATCATCCACCAGGCGGCAAAGTGCCGCTACCGCGGCTGGTTCGTGCTCGATCCCTGCGAGAACCGCGACAGCGGGACGACCGCCTCCCCCGCCGACGCAGTGGCCTACCTCAGAAAACTGGGCTAG
- a CDS encoding CofH family radical SAM protein yields MQSADLQDIAAKVHAGQRLGVEDGVRLYRSPDIHTLGELANITRERFHGRKTFYNINRHINYTNYCTLRCRFCSFYRPYPTGKAATPNPPNPACDTSGGYELSVDEIVQRATLAAETGATEVHIVGGLHPRLPFSYYLEMCRRVREAAPQLHIKAFTAIEIIHFSRITKPHLSIREVLIQLREAGLGSLPGGGAEIFDDRVHTEAFKTKVGQEGWFDVHRTAHELGLFSNATMLYGHIETIEERVQHLVKLRSHQDDSLAGRAAHFNCIVPLSFIPHNTELHHLAGPTGLDDLRTLAVCRLMLDNFPHVKAFWIMQTPKIAQVSLNWGVDDFDGTVVHYDITKQAARSAANHQELTVEQIRRFIYEAGGIPTERDSLYGIIQR; encoded by the coding sequence ATGCAATCAGCCGACTTGCAGGATATCGCCGCGAAGGTCCATGCGGGTCAGCGACTCGGTGTCGAGGATGGCGTGCGACTCTACCGCTCGCCGGATATCCATACCCTCGGCGAGCTGGCCAACATCACCCGGGAGCGATTCCACGGGAGAAAAACATTCTACAACATCAATCGCCACATCAATTACACCAACTACTGCACGCTCCGCTGCCGATTCTGCTCCTTCTACCGGCCGTACCCCACAGGAAAAGCAGCAACGCCGAACCCGCCAAACCCCGCCTGCGACACATCGGGCGGATATGAGCTCTCCGTCGACGAGATCGTCCAACGAGCGACCCTGGCAGCCGAAACCGGAGCGACCGAGGTCCACATCGTCGGCGGCCTGCACCCCAGACTCCCCTTCTCGTACTACCTCGAGATGTGCCGACGAGTACGCGAGGCGGCGCCCCAACTGCATATCAAGGCGTTCACCGCCATCGAGATCATCCACTTCAGCCGGATCACAAAACCCCACCTGTCGATCCGAGAGGTCCTCATACAACTCCGCGAGGCGGGACTCGGTAGCCTGCCCGGCGGCGGCGCCGAAATCTTCGACGATCGCGTGCACACCGAGGCATTCAAGACCAAGGTCGGCCAAGAAGGCTGGTTCGATGTCCACCGAACAGCTCACGAACTGGGCCTGTTCAGCAATGCGACCATGCTTTACGGCCACATCGAGACCATCGAGGAACGCGTGCAGCACCTGGTCAAGCTACGCAGCCACCAGGATGACTCGCTCGCCGGCCGAGCGGCCCATTTCAACTGCATCGTGCCCCTCTCGTTCATCCCCCACAACACAGAACTCCACCACCTGGCCGGCCCCACAGGCCTCGACGACCTTCGCACCCTGGCGGTATGCCGTCTCATGCTCGACAACTTCCCCCACGTCAAGGCATTCTGGATTATGCAGACCCCCAAAATTGCCCAAGTTAGCCTCAACTGGGGGGTAGACGACTTCGACGGCACCGTAGTCCACTACGATATCACCAAACAGGCTGCCCGCAGTGCCGCAAACCACCAAGAACTCACCGTCGAGCAGATCCGACGGTTCATCTACGAGGCGGGAGGAATCCCGACAGAACGAGACTCGCTGTACGGGATCATCCAGAGATAG
- a CDS encoding HAD hydrolase family protein has product MVSGEIRLLILDVDGVLTDGTILFGDAGGQYRRFHIRDGLGIAMWRAVGRTVAILTSKRSEAVLARAKMLGIDLVEQGAEDKLPALERILGVTGVPASDTAYMGDDLLDLAVMRGVEYPITVADGAEAVKAVARHVTQRSGGQGAVREAIEHLLCREGLWEAALRAIGADRGAG; this is encoded by the coding sequence GTGGTCAGTGGCGAGATACGACTTCTGATTCTGGACGTGGACGGTGTTCTCACCGATGGCACGATCCTGTTTGGCGACGCCGGGGGGCAGTACCGTCGTTTTCACATACGGGATGGGCTCGGGATTGCGATGTGGCGGGCGGTTGGGCGGACGGTGGCCATCCTGACCTCGAAGCGGTCTGAGGCGGTCTTGGCCCGGGCGAAGATGCTCGGCATCGACCTCGTAGAGCAAGGGGCAGAGGACAAGCTACCGGCTTTGGAACGTATTCTTGGAGTGACGGGGGTGCCTGCTTCAGATACGGCGTACATGGGCGATGACCTGTTGGACTTGGCCGTCATGAGAGGGGTTGAGTATCCCATCACTGTGGCGGATGGCGCGGAGGCGGTCAAGGCGGTGGCCCGTCACGTCACCCAGCGATCGGGGGGGCAGGGGGCGGTTCGCGAGGCGATCGAGCACCTGCTTTGCCGCGAGGGGCTTTGGGAGGCTGCGTTGAGGGCTATCGGCGCGGATCGCGGTGCCGGGTAG
- the raiA gene encoding ribosome-associated translation inhibitor RaiA — protein sequence MEFKIHGRNLEITEALASHVEDRFYAALSQHDQRVGEIAVTLSDENGPKGGVDMRCHAVVHLKPRGTLIVEELQDDMYAAVSLAADRAKHAVSRELERRREK from the coding sequence ATGGAGTTCAAGATTCACGGACGCAACCTGGAGATCACCGAGGCCCTTGCCTCGCACGTCGAGGATCGGTTTTACGCTGCGTTGAGCCAGCACGACCAGCGGGTTGGTGAGATTGCCGTGACGCTGTCGGACGAAAACGGCCCCAAGGGCGGGGTGGACATGCGATGCCACGCTGTTGTACACCTCAAGCCGCGTGGTACACTGATTGTTGAAGAATTACAGGATGACATGTACGCGGCGGTGAGTTTAGCTGCTGATCGGGCGAAACATGCCGTGAGCCGCGAACTGGAGCGTCGGCGGGAGAAGTAG